The following proteins are encoded in a genomic region of Mycobacterium sp. 155:
- a CDS encoding TVP38/TMEM64 family protein, producing the protein MNVKPVVSTLRTVRTAVVATALQLPPRRIIGILAAVVVLVAIALLVPLPTAMQLRDQADSVGPWFPLAFLGAHIVVTVFPFPRTAFTLAAGLLFGPVLGVGIAVAASTVSAVIALLLVRAAGWQLNRLVSHPKVESVDARLRQRGWPVIMSMRLIPAVPFSVLNYAAGASAVRVVPYTLATLVGLLPGTAAVVILGDALTGNISPSLFLVSLGTAALGVAGLIFEMRSHGGERRPLRSASERVGTPTRRT; encoded by the coding sequence ATGAACGTGAAACCCGTCGTCAGCACCCTGCGTACCGTGCGCACCGCGGTAGTGGCGACGGCACTGCAATTACCGCCCCGCCGCATCATCGGGATCCTGGCCGCAGTTGTCGTTCTCGTCGCAATCGCGCTTCTGGTGCCGTTGCCCACCGCGATGCAGCTGCGGGATCAGGCCGACTCCGTCGGACCGTGGTTTCCGCTTGCCTTCCTCGGCGCACACATCGTGGTGACGGTGTTTCCGTTTCCACGCACGGCCTTCACGCTGGCCGCCGGATTGCTGTTCGGTCCGGTGCTCGGGGTGGGGATCGCGGTCGCGGCCAGCACGGTAAGCGCGGTGATCGCGTTGCTCCTGGTCCGGGCAGCCGGCTGGCAACTGAATCGTCTCGTCTCTCATCCGAAGGTCGAGTCGGTCGACGCCCGGCTGCGTCAGCGCGGATGGCCGGTGATCATGTCGATGCGGCTGATCCCGGCCGTGCCGTTCTCGGTGCTCAACTACGCCGCCGGAGCGTCGGCCGTGCGGGTGGTGCCGTACACGCTCGCCACCCTGGTGGGGCTGCTTCCGGGCACGGCTGCCGTCGTGATCCTCGGAGACGCGCTGACCGGCAACATCAGTCCCTCGCTATTTCTGGTGTCGTTGGGCACGGCCGCCCTGGGTGTGGCCGGGCTCATCTTCGAGATGCGCAGTCACGGCGGTGAACGACGCCCGCTCCGCTCCGCGAGCGAGCGTGTCGGTACGCCGACACGCCGCACATAG